CTATTCCTACTACACATCATGCTGGTATTTCTGGACGTTGGGGGGCTAATGATCCAGCAAATAGCTAACTTTTTGTAACACTGAATTACTCTGCTAAACTCACTGGCTGAAACTGAACAGTCTAAAGGCATATACTACTGAAATTGTGAACTCCAGAATCTGAATATTTTCATGCGTGTCAGTAACATCGACAGCGACAAATACATGAAGTGTAGATCCCTTGGCAGCATCACTCTACCTACAGACTACAGTTCCCTAAAGCATAGGTTCTGATTGTCTGAACTCCAGTTCACTGAACATCCGCTAGATTCTCGGACTATGCCGCTACTGGATACTACACTACAGCTATACAATCTACGACCCATGAAGTGTACGTCTCTTAGCTCCAACATCGCAGTACTGCACGCATGGCAATGAGCCAATGATGCCAAGAAAGTTCCACAACATCGTATGCATGACACCCTCATCCCGCTGCCCCTAATTTTTCTATTGCGCTAGTGGCAGCCCAACACCTCATGTTCTCCCACAGAAGCATTTGCCTTTAGCAGATTTTAATCGGCGATAAAATATGCAGGATCGTTGCATCAAACCCTGAGATATCACTTCTTTGTAGCAGTTCTTTTAAGTGgcacaaaatataaaaatcaaaCCTCCTTGATGTATTTAGGACGGTCATGCCGCTAATTAGTTTTCTACTGAAAAGGTTCCGAGGTCCCCATTTTGATTCCATCCTCTTTGTGTGCACCTAAAGCATAGATGAAGCTAATGATCCAACCCACTCTTACTCCTCCAAAAAAGCCACTAATAAGCTTGTTTAATTGGTGTTTAAAGGTTTAAACAAATCTCTTTCTCTGTGACACCTGTCTTGTTTAAGTGTTTTTTACAGCTAAAAGTTGGCCTGAAGTGGTTGGAGCTATCCTAGTGATTTGATCAAGGATCTGGTTCCTGCTAGGCTGCAAGTGAGCATCAGAAACAGAGAGGCTGCACCTGCACAAGCACAACCACAGCCACCAGAGAGATCAGATCACTGATCTGTATAAATCTCTGGCCCTTTGCCTTTTACCAGTTGCTTCTAAGGGCACAATCTTGGCTTCTGCAGTGGCCATGGAGCTTGACAGGAGCCTGATTGCCTGCGAGGAGCCGCCTTCAGAGCCGATGGACTTTCTCTCGAGCGCGTGGTGCAGCTCGGCTATCCAAGTTCTTCAGACGGGATCGATGGATTGCTCGATGGCGCTGGTGGAGAACCCGGTCATGGCGCCTGACAATGATAGGAGAGACTTGTTGCCAGTAAGTGTTAGTACTTCAGTACTGTAGCAAATATTTGTCAGAAGATTACTCTGAAGATGGAATTTGAAGTGCATGATACACTATATCTGGATGCTTTGCAGAAGAATGACCGTAGCTTGGTTGTCGACAGTAGCGGATTCAGCACGACGCAATGGAAATACGATGATCTGAAGGTACACATTTCACAGTAGTGCGTTACTCATGTTTCAGTATATATGCAATCTTCATTTAGCCTGATCTAAAATGTTGTGTTTTCGTGTTGATCTGGTCCTTTTTTTCAGTCATGGATATGGCTTCAGAAGGCAATTCACCCAGAGCTGGATTATGATCTCAAGAAGAAATGGGTGAGTGAAAGAGCACAGTTTTATATTACCATTTTGTAGGAAAGAAAACAGGATCGTGTTGCAAATGGAACGGATCACGAAATTGCAGAAGCTAGATGGATGCCACGCTTCTTTCCAAGTTTATCTTCAAATTTCACTCAACAAGAGGATCGCTGATTGATTCCAACTTCCCATGTTATGCAAGAAATCGAAATGGTGAAATATATGTTGCCATTGGTGACGGCTCTGTACTTCGAGCTCAAAGATTTGAACTTGCGTGCAGCTCCCGCGCAAGATGGCGCCATGGAGCGGCATCTCGCTCAAGAAGTGGGTCAAGGAGCGGAAGCAGAAGCGCAAGGAGGAGGCGCGCCTGCACAAGGCCGAGGTCCACGCCGCGGTgtccgtcgccggcgtcgcggccgcgctcgccgccatcgccgcggagagctccacgccggcggcgacgatgaaGGAGACCGCGGTGGCGTCCGCGGCCGCGCTCGTCGCGGCGCAGTGCGCGAAGGTGGCCGAGGCTGCGGGCGCCACGCGCGACCAGGTCGCGGCGGCCGTcaacgccgccgtggccgccacgGACGCCAGCAACGTCATCACGCtcaccgcggccgccgccacatGTATGCCTCTGATCACTGAGACCGTCCTTCTCCCCTTTCCGGCCATGTCTTCCGCCACGAACACCCCGAAAATAACTCTCCGGAGACAACTCTGGTCTTGACAGCActgcgtggcgcggcggcgctgcgagGACGGcgtagcagcggcggcggcggcggcggcggcagccagaACGAGCGGATGGACCACGCGAGCTCCGCCTTGTCCCAGGACGACCTCGACTTCGACTTCAACTACGCGAGGTCCAAGGCGGCGCTCGCCAAGGGGGACGAGATGTTCGTCGCCATGCCCGACGGTAAGCCGGAGCTCACATTCACAAATGGCCAAACACAACTactcgtttcgcttattccccgaaacggcatatttgcaaacaaaaaataatttgtaattaaaacttttatatacgtgctctaagcgatctaaaagcaaatgctgaaaaataaatttcgatgaaaaattccaaaatcaaattcaaatttaaagttgaaaatttaaattttagctgataagtataagtataaacgaaaagatgaggctcTAAGATCGCGGCGTCTCTtcatcgattttttttctcccattcTATGCAGGGAAGTGGAAGCTGCACACGGTGTCCGCGGCGACGAGCAAGGGCGGCAAGGTGGTCATGCGGATCAAGAAGATGAACCTGGTCATGGCGTTCTCCAACGCCAAAGAGAGTAAGAAACCGAACGCGCAAGTCGACCGTGCGACTGCCATTCCCGTTCATCTTCTGACCTTGCGTGAAAACGATCGAGCAGGTGTGATCCACGACGTGCAGCCGTGCGCGCCGGAGAAGCCGAGCCGCGACGAGGACGCGACGTACCCGATCGAGGTCACGACGAGCAAGGGCAAGGTGGAGCTCCGCGCCGACGACTACGGCGTGTACAAGAGGTGGGTCACGGCGCTGACCCACATGCTCGCGGCGCCCACCGCCATCTGCAAGGCGcacgagctgccgccgccgccgccgcctcaccgtcGGAACTGACCGGCCGGCgaggcgacgccgccgacgcacTGCATGAACCAGACGCGGTTTAGCTGATGAAACGAAATGTTCAGGCTTAACTACGGCCACTTCAGTCATATAACAGCTGCGAAAATCTGTCATGCATCTTATCGATTGGagcttgttattttttttagttctaATTGTTCCTCCATGGTTTATAATAAATAATGCAACTAACCGCCCCCCTTCTCTGCCGATCACTCAAATTAAGTTTTGATTATCTAATTGGAGTACATTTTAGCTTGGCAGAAGTACATGCAAAGAAAGGTTGGCGAAACACGACGAGAATTGGTCGCCTCGCTCCGATGGTCACCTGCGTTGCGCCGTCGTAATCGCTCGTCATTGGCCAAGCAGACACGAAAAATCCCCACAAGCCAGGCAGCCAGCCACACAATCCAAACCCTAAGCCAAGTGACAAAATAAACACAATGGGCCAAGTGGGCTTTTGCTAAATTGGTTAATTGGGTCGTTTAATGCATATTGATCCAGCTCTATCGCTactgttcttcttcctcgcgcgGACAGGGACACATCTTcgcctcttctcttctcctcgcCTTCTCCAACTGCTGCCATGGGAGTGAGGCTatataggccctgtttagttctaaagtttttttccaaactttcaacttttcatcacatcaaaccttccATACACatacaatttttcagtcacaccgttccaatttcaaccaaacttctaaacttcggtgtgaactaaacacagccatactTGGAAATATTTTTGCAAACATCGGAGGGTAGGCTCGAGCCTGATGAAGAATATTTGCACTTGAGCCCTTGGATCCGCCCCACGAGATAACGAATATTTGCACTTCTCTGAACCTACGCATACACCGGTCGGCACATTGATTACTGCATTGTGGCGTAGTACTTGTAGTAGTACGGTGCTAGTGGCCGTATGCAGGCTAGCAGCTAGCACTAAAGAACATGACAGCGAAAGGGCATGCGTGCACCGGCTTGGCTAGCTTGTGCCCATCCGGCACTGAAGACGATCCCCGCGCGCGCGTTACACCGAAGGGGGCTACCGACTCGGAGGCTGCCCAGCACAACAAAAGCGGGCCGTCGATCGCTGCGTTGCCTGTGACTCCGCGGACCCCGATCGACTACCCCCTGTCCTGCTGACCATCGATCGCAGAAGTGAATGCGAGGAGGAGTAACAATTAGGCAAAATCTAAACTGAGAAGCCTCTCGGTTTAGTACTAAATAGCAACGAACCAATTGTGAAAAGTACGGCTACACGTGCTGACGTGCATgctgtttttcctttttgacatgcatgtctttttcttccttcttataaagttttctctcaaattacttatccgatctacaatccgattacaccattgtgttcgctacaattaaatctttacaacaagttcttacatgattatattacgatgaaaaaatatttatatttgtaaattacttttattatatacgtaagttacttttatcatatatatatatatatatatatataaaagttacttttagttttgactaagttacttcttagacatataaaagtaaattcaataaagtctaaaagtaatttatatatattataaaagtaacttaaaacaaaacggaagtaactttgtcacgatATTAGAAGTATATTCGTTGTAGGGATAAAATATGACTTTTTAGTTAAGTCAATAATTTGtgttgattaatttaatttctagatagagtcatatttttatctctacaacggatttatttcaaatgacatgccaaagttaccttcgttttgttctaagttaattctataatatatataaattacttttagacttactgaatttacttttatatgtttaagaagtaacttaataaaatttaaaagtaatttagacatatcataaaagtaatttgtgatttttcatcaaaatataatcatgtgagatctagttgtaaagatttaattgcaacgaacacaacgacgtaatcggattataaatcggataagtaatttaagagaaacttctcgaagaaggaaaaaatacatagatattgagtgtactagtagttttttttttaaagaagggTGTCTCTTTTTATCACTATCCAGCTAGCACTCTCGGTGTAGTTGTGTCCTAACAATTAACAAACACCCATGCATGCATTGAATTGCAAAacgagagattgacgaagtcatcacagacgcctcgctgtcgacgagTACGTCGCCTatcactgaaagcacaacgccgttaaatgAAAATTCGCTCTCATGGGGAGTCGAACCTAGGACCTCATATGCTACTGAGGCTCTCGTAACTACTAGGTTACAGGCCCTTTCGCCACCCATTCTATTTATTTGAAATTAGAtcattttctaatatttttgCAAAGCGGGCGAAAAATGCCCAGACTATTCCGACGAGATTCgtaaggtggtgggctagtcAATCTAGGTTTGAAACCTCACActttctatttatttgatattaggtttctgtattttttaatattcgtgtttttttaATTGCAAAGCGAGCTATCGAGAGGAGTAGAGCTTTGAAGCAACTCCACTCCGTCGCTGGATTTGGATTTTCATCCCTTAATGGGACATACCCTCATTGATGGCATGCTatctaaataattttaatttttttttaaaaaataacgaCATAGATTAATACAAAATATATCATTCCACAAACATGCATGATCAAATTAAACTTCTATAAGTTGcaacaaaataacaaattaaactgaaaatagttatcgtacATTCGCAACTATATTGgttatttttttacaacttgtaaaagtttaatttaaacttgtatgctagtggagtgatatatttcatattaatctatgttgtttttttatatataattttgataGCTATTTATATGGCATGTACGAaatgaggggatatcccctcgaggatGAAATCACTTTCCCCTCCGTCGCCGGCAGATAACTCGCTCGCTCTGTGCCTCCGGTGAATTCACGCTCGCTCTCGCTGCTGGATTCTTTGGGGTCGCAGCAATCTAGCGAGACGAGAGACTCTGCCTTTCTGTGTGTCGCGTGAGTATGGCCTATGGGGCGAAGGAAGATGCGATGCTCTGAGGCGCGCCGCTGATACGCGGTACGTACAGCCCTGGCGGCTAAGCTAGCGAGGAGTAGCATCGTAGAGACCAACAACCATGCCTGCCACTAGTGGCACTTGTATCACTGGACAACCAACGTGCGTGCAGTTGCCGTTATGTACTTGTACAGAGTCGTCACAGCCACACCGCAAGTTTATTccttttttgtaaaaaaaaataaatcggcAGAAGAATTTCTAATTACATTTCATATAAGCATAAGTAAAAATCCAAACGGAtcacaaataaaagaaaaaaaaaagcaaactctCTCTAGGAAGAGACTCGCCAAACATCTCAACAGTGATTAgagagatatttaactatttgtcactcttACCCACGGATTTTAACAATTTATCACTAAAGCTTACTGTCATCGTCATATGAGTGACAAATTATTTTACTTCAAATCTAAaaatggcaaatagttaaatgcctGGAACCACCACAAGCCACTCGATCAGCCACTGCAAGCTTTAAGCTCGATCCCCTAAACCgatataagagcaggtacaatagaaggctataagccagctgcaaacatattttaaggagataaatgagaagagagaaagacaacatgctacagatttatagttagctgtagcacggactccaagacacattgtgtgtatgacagatgagaccaggtattaatagtgtagtatgtaattattgtataaataagctattagattagctataaataaattaaagtagtagttggctatactattaaaacaAGGTCCTACCGCGCTGTGCCTAGATCGGCTAGAGCCGTTAGCCTCTCATGTGAATACCACGCACCCGCATTCGTAGTCGATCCGTACCTGAGATATCGGATCGATCGCCGCGCGCGTCGACGTCGCAAACAACAGAGACGACGTGCGTACTagcccccccaccccccccccccccccccagtcCTCTTGTTGTACAGAACCCAAGCTGAAGCCGGAATTGAAGAAGCCCCATCATGGCCGATCACGACGCGACCCAAGGCGGCCATCGTTGCTGCATGGCACAAGCTAGCTCCGGATCGCCCGCTGCGGACTGCGGAGGGAAACACATGCATGCGTCGTCGCCATCATCTCGATCGATCGTCACATGCATCGTAGTATTGAGTATATTGACCTACCCCCCCTCatcagctcgatcgatcgctacAGCTGCAGCGTCTCATCATAAAGTCGTGTTGTTTCATCCTTTCGGGCATCGTCCTCCTCGCCACGGACTCCCACCATTTTGCACTCTCTCCATTAATTGCGACCACCCGCTCTCTCCACATACACagtccacacacacacacacacacacacacacacacacacacacacacatttcgGTCTTCACAGTTCACAGCACTAAGCTATGTGCTCATGCCCCCTTTTCTGCTATAAAAAGGTCTCGTCCATGGCCTTCTTCTCCACAGAGCTACTCACAATATCTCATCACACATTTGcgccctagctagctagtttgcAATGGAGAGCATCGCCATTGCTGTTGTCCCAGCTGGCTCCCAGGCTGGTTCGTcttggctgatgatgatgaggaggatgatGTCCTCCTCCATGGTCGGGCTGCTTGTGAGCTcgctggagaagaagaagaagaagaagacgccCAAGCCTATGGTGCGTTGCCACGACGCGTCGTGCTGCTGATCTTGGCGATGGCTCTATCCTCCCTGAGCTCCCTTTCTTTCCACACGCCCCCCGGCCGCCTGCTGTAGTGCTGTACCTTCGCCGACCACGGCGTCGATCCTTGGAGCAACTCTCCCTATGGTCCAAGGAGCGCCTCTTCTTGACCTTGCAAGACTTTCGCTTGCAAGGCGCTTCCCTGCATATTGTCCGTGCCATGCTCATCTCTACCACCCATCTCCTCTCTGCCATTTCTGTCTATCCCTCCTGAGCTTTGTGGTTCCGAACGATcgagttgttttttttatgcgTGATGAAGGTGTGTGATCTTGCTTTGATGTAGGTTAATTACGTGTTTGTAATGTGTGCTGAAGGGCTTTCTTCATTGTATCGTTGAAACTTCCAAACTTGGTCTCTTTAATTTCGTTAGTACTTAACAATATGCACGTTCGCTGCTTCACTAATACTCTGTGGGGTTTAAGAATACGATGATAAACTTACCTTCGGCAGAAACAAACGCCTTCAGAGATGAAAACGTCCGTCTTGCATTCATGGTAGCTGCATGCAGTTATTTTGCGAGACAGGACGGATGTAGGACGATTAGCATATAAAGTACACCAAACCATCAAAACCCTCTCATAAAAGCCATCACGATCTTTGTTGGGCATATTTGTATGTGCATGTGTGTACAGCGGCGATCTTAATATGTCCTGTACCATCTGACTGAATCCTGCATAGGTTTCAACCCTCAAAGCAACAAAGTGTCCACCAACCAACAGTGCCATGGCCACAACCATTCGGAATAAACACTGGCCAGGCCATTCAGAACTCACATTAACTACGCTACGATATGTATGCAGTCTACTTTTCAGTTCGCGTCATTCATGATTTGCTGAACCCACATGCAAAGTTATGTTCGTACGACATAAACTAGTTTGACCCGATTGGACCGACATTAAATCAACTCATGCTTTCACCAAATCAAGTGCAACTGTGCAAGAGGTTGATATCTATCTGATGAATATAACCTGAGCCTCAAGTCAAGTGGGCATTCATCGTACAAGAAGTTGGCGTTTGGCAATTCTATGTAGATTACATTCTTTCCATGCCATTACTTCCATTGTTTGATTAATCCCTTTAACTTTATCCATTTCAGCATTGAAGCGTCAAACTGAGAAATACTCTAACTACAGGCCATGACAGAAAATTGGGCAGTGAACAATGAAGTAtcaaaatgcttatatttgaaTAAAATCATGTGAATAAACAGATCTGTGAAACATCATGTCAAGCAACCATGCTAAATTATTAGTGCAACACATATAAAAGGATCTCTTGCTTTGCAACACAAGCTTGAagaacaaaagcagcagcataAATTCAAACCAGATGATAGCAGTGACACCGACGAGGGCAGTGGACTGATCTGAGAAGACTCTCAAACAGGAGATTTAGAGTGGTCCTGCAAATGTCCCATTCTCCCTCTGTTCATTCCACTTCTCAACCTGAGACAGGAAAAGCTAATGAtgaccaaggaaaaaaaaactaaactgtGGTTCTTTTAACAGCTAAAGTTCCTAGTCATGCACCACAGTAATAACTtgtaaaacacacacacacacacagagggCGAGAGAATGCGGTACAGTTAAGAACTAACAGACAATAAAAAAATGCAGAGAAATGAAATCAAAGGTATAACATTAGTTGAACAATTGAAAGCCAGAGCACATGAAACAGCCAGCTGAAAAATAAGGTTTTAAAGCACATGTGAACCTACATAAATGGGTCATCACATAACAGTCGTTCACAAACTGAGTAAATCTCCACCATATTCTATAGTTCGTTTATCAGATAAATAATTTTGCACAAGCCACTTCGTTCACAAGAATCAGGTCATCTTTATTAAATCCTAATGATTCTACATTGGCAGATATGTTTTTCACTCAAAGATTTAGTTTGCACTTGCTACTCTGTTGGACAGGTTAGCATCACCACTGAAGCATCAAACTGAcagaaaataattaaatatcaaTATGTATAACCAAATATACCGAAGGGAATGTGCTGTTTTCTACTTCTGACCAGTGATGTGATATGTGGCAAAACAACTAATTTTATGGACTGGTATTTACAAAAACAATAGCTTTTAAAGTCCAGAAGCAAAGTTTCAGATTTAGATTCAGCAATTCAGGTAACACATTAGCCCATTTCGGCAAGTTCTACTGCTATTGAACTGAAAAACAAGATTGCCCCGTTTATATTCAAGATATCAGCTATAATTCTTTTACtgttaaaataataaaatataattgtgGTGCCAGTTAAGGACAGCAAAAGCACTCACCCATTCTGCTGGGCAGAGAGACCGGTAGTACTTGGCAAATTTCTCACAGTCAGCAGTTGCTTCCCCTTTGGCATTCACACACCTGATTTCATAAAAAGTTTAACTAGTAAATAAATTTACTGGCATATTTTGTGCATGAAAAGTAATTGCAACTGATATACCTGTGGTACTCAATATAGCGTGTGAAACAATGCCTGGTTTGGTTTGTTGTAGGAAAGCGGAAATCAGCAGGTGCTGTTTTTATCTCAATCTGGTGAATAGAAATAATATGAGCTGCATTGAGTGCAaggaaataggaaaaaaaataccaagCTGATGTGAAGGTCTTGGGAATCAATGTATCATGGGATTCAgaatagaaaaatgaaaaagggaTCAATCAGAGAATCACTACGATGGTAAAATTTTGAATGAATGGACAAGGATAGGTGCTTTCTTTGACTACTTCACTTGCCATACGCACTGCAAACCCAAGTCACTTACATACACACTGCAAGCCCACGTGTAACATCATTTTGGCAAGAGGTGGGAAACGCTAAGCCGGTTTTCCCCTTGATTGAGGATAAGTTGAGGAATTCCAGCAGATGGTCAGCCCTCAACTCGATAATTGCATGTAGCTTTGCCTAATTCCCCAACAGATAGCTAAAGCAACCACTCTACGTCTCTACCCATCTTTCATACTCTCTCAAGCTGTTTAGCATATCGACTTATATCAGTCACATGGATCATGCAGTACGATTAAGCCATACAGGTTGCCATTCTAAAATGAAACATCCAAAGATATTATTCAGTAATGCCACAATCATTCTTCAGAAACATCACAACCAAAAATGGACCAATCTCCCCCGCCCCCGAAATGAAGTATGAAATGCTAACCATATAACCAACAGAAGAACCTAATCCACAAAATCATCCCTGACGATGGACTAGTAAGCATCACACAACGAAAAAATTGTTGGAAATTCATAGCGTGATCCTTATAGTGATCTAGCCCGCTCTACCCATCAAAATCCCGTAATCTTAGAACGTATAGACACTCAGATCAGACAGAAGGATCGGGAAAATAAGACCAAAACACTGGATCGAGCGGGCACCAGAAACAGCCATCTAACACGGGCAGAAACAGGAGAACCTAAGTGCTCGTCAGAACCCAATACGCCCGCCACGAACTCAGCACCAGGCGCGGACATCGAGGTGCCATCCACACCGAAGAGATCCACACGAAAGCAACCAAACTCTGACCGCGCGATCGACGGATTCAAATCGAACCAAGGCACGTCACGGGCAGAACAGATCAGAACCCCCAACACACGGCATGATCTGATCGGGAGAGAGGGGATCCCTCACCTCGGCCATCTCGTGGCGTCGGAGACTGGGGACCGGAGGCGAGGATGAGGGGGGTTGGAATCGCGGCGTCACGGAGCGGAGGACCGAGccgagaggaagggggagaacgacgacgacgacgacgtggtaGAGCGTGGGCCTGGTCAAAGGCGGAGGCTTAATATTCGGATCTgggccgttgattttttttgagCCCACAAACCAGACGAGCGATCGTGGCACTGGCCTGTAATGTTGTGGGCCGGAAAAGGCCCAACTCGGTGATACAAATTATAGGCCTGTTCAGTTCAATGCCAAAACCAACCATATCGAAGTTTGGCACCTTCTCATCACAAACCTTTTCAATCCCTACCAacattttcacaaaactatatcaAAATTTAGCAAGGTGTCAAACTAAACACCGCTTTCACATCTTCATTTAACCAAAATTTTAGCTTTATCAGTTTTTGGCTTACCAACAAatggtaagtttttttttaatgaaccgAAGAGGCCCTATCTCGCTCTCTttattt
This window of the Oryza sativa Japonica Group chromosome 4, ASM3414082v1 genome carries:
- the LOC4336290 gene encoding VAN3-binding protein, translating into MAMELDRSLIACEEPPSEPMDFLSSAWCSSAIQVLQTGSMDCSMALVENPVMAPDNDRRDLLPKNDRSLVVDSSGFSTTQWKYDDLKSWIWLQKAIHPELDYDLKKKWLPRKMAPWSGISLKKWVKERKQKRKEEARLHKAEVHAAVSVAGVAAALAAIAAESSTPAATMKETAVASAAALVAAQCAKVAEAAGATRDQVAAAVNAAVAATDASNVITLTAAAATSLRGAAALRGRRSSGGGGGGGSQNERMDHASSALSQDDLDFDFNYARSKAALAKGDEMFVAMPDGKWKLHTVSAATSKGGKVVMRIKKMNLVMAFSNAKESVIHDVQPCAPEKPSRDEDATYPIEVTTSKGKVELRADDYGVYKRWVTALTHMLAAPTAICKAHELPPPPPPHRRN
- the LOC4336292 gene encoding cytochrome c oxidase subunit 6b-2, which gives rise to MAEIEIKTAPADFRFPTTNQTRHCFTRYIEYHRCVNAKGEATADCEKFAKYYRSLCPAEWVEKWNEQRENGTFAGPL